One genomic region from Dehalobacter restrictus DSM 9455 encodes:
- a CDS encoding pyridoxal phosphate-dependent aminotransferase, whose protein sequence is MRMIFADRMNRLGSETAFEMLAKANVLEAQGREIIHLEIGEPDFPTLPNIIEKGMECLRAGMTKYTPSSGLLEARQAVADYAGKKRGYEIDPQEVVMTAGGKPIMFYAILATVNPGDEVIYPNPGFPIYESVIKFVGGVPVPIPLREENEFRMDIQEFKSLVTDKTKMVIINSPQNPTGGMLTKEDYQEIADFLADRNIVILSDEIYENVVYEEPSFSISSLPHMREKTIILNGFSKTYAMTGWRAGYGIMPKEAAQQIGKLVVNSTSCLAGFTQMACIEALTGPQDEVLRRAEQFRIRRDRIVDGLNAISGVTCLKPRGAFYVFPNIKAFGKTSKEMAEYLLNEAGVATLWGSSFGEYGEGYLRISYANSLENLEKAVSQIDIALKKL, encoded by the coding sequence ATGCGTATGATATTTGCAGACCGGATGAATAGACTGGGCAGTGAGACGGCTTTTGAAATGCTGGCTAAGGCCAATGTTTTGGAAGCGCAGGGAAGGGAAATTATTCACCTTGAGATTGGTGAACCGGATTTTCCGACGTTGCCCAATATCATAGAAAAAGGAATGGAATGCCTGCGGGCCGGCATGACAAAATACACACCTTCTTCAGGCCTGCTGGAGGCAAGACAGGCCGTTGCGGATTATGCGGGCAAAAAAAGAGGCTATGAAATCGACCCTCAGGAAGTGGTCATGACGGCGGGTGGAAAGCCGATCATGTTTTACGCCATTTTGGCTACGGTTAACCCCGGAGATGAGGTCATTTATCCGAATCCGGGTTTCCCGATTTATGAATCCGTCATTAAGTTCGTTGGCGGGGTACCGGTACCGATCCCGCTGCGTGAAGAGAATGAGTTCAGAATGGATATCCAGGAATTCAAATCCCTCGTGACAGACAAAACCAAAATGGTGATTATCAACTCGCCGCAAAACCCAACCGGCGGGATGCTGACGAAAGAAGACTATCAGGAAATCGCTGATTTTCTGGCCGACCGTAATATTGTGATTCTCTCGGATGAGATTTATGAAAATGTCGTCTATGAAGAGCCGTCATTTTCGATCTCTTCGCTGCCGCATATGAGAGAAAAGACAATCATACTGAACGGATTCTCGAAGACCTATGCGATGACCGGCTGGCGCGCCGGGTATGGCATTATGCCGAAGGAAGCCGCCCAGCAAATTGGCAAGCTCGTTGTGAACAGTACTTCCTGTCTGGCAGGTTTTACACAGATGGCTTGTATTGAGGCTCTGACAGGACCGCAGGATGAAGTTTTGAGAAGAGCAGAGCAGTTCAGAATCAGAAGGGATCGGATCGTTGACGGACTGAATGCCATCAGTGGGGTTACCTGTCTGAAACCACGCGGTGCCTTTTACGTGTTTCCGAATATCAAAGCTTTTGGAAAAACTAGCAAGGAGATGGCCGAGTACCTGTTAAACGAAGCAGGTGTTGCGACCCTCTGGGGCAGTTCGTTCGGGGAATACGGCGAAGGATATCTGAGGATTTCCTATGCGAATTCCTTGGAAAATCTTGAAAAAGCCGTAAGCCAAATTGATATTGCTCTGAAAAAGTTATAA
- a CDS encoding sensor histidine kinase has protein sequence MNTLDYTCIGIAIAAVCAAVMVIVVNRQRTKKTFEKIEDMLDTAINGSFAQDVFDESALSAVEAKLARYLSKCAVSSKNLLAEKDKIKELISDISHQTKTPVANILLYSQLLSEHELPEDCKVCVQALSAQAEKLNFLINALVKISRLETGIITVSPKQEALQRLLDEVRIQIRPKAEAKGISVAMEDTESCAHFDLKWTTEAVYNIMDNAVKYTTSGGCITIKAIPYELFCRIDITDNGMGISEDEQSKIFTRFYRSGTAGNQEGVGLGLFLTREIISAEGGYIKVSSQPDSGSTFSVFLPIEK, from the coding sequence ATGAATACACTTGATTACACCTGTATCGGGATTGCCATTGCTGCGGTATGCGCGGCCGTGATGGTGATTGTCGTTAACCGTCAAAGAACAAAGAAAACGTTTGAAAAAATTGAAGATATGTTGGACACAGCCATAAACGGTAGCTTTGCCCAAGATGTTTTTGATGAATCTGCTTTATCCGCGGTGGAAGCTAAGCTTGCACGGTATCTTTCCAAATGTGCGGTATCCTCCAAGAATTTGCTTGCGGAAAAGGATAAAATAAAAGAGCTGATTTCTGATATTTCCCATCAGACCAAAACACCCGTTGCCAATATCCTGCTTTATTCACAGCTGCTCAGTGAACACGAATTGCCGGAAGACTGTAAAGTTTGTGTGCAAGCCTTGTCTGCACAGGCGGAAAAGCTGAATTTCCTCATCAATGCTTTGGTGAAAATATCACGGCTGGAAACGGGTATTATTACTGTTTCACCGAAACAGGAAGCCCTCCAAAGGTTGCTGGATGAAGTTCGGATACAGATCAGGCCAAAGGCGGAGGCCAAGGGCATTTCTGTTGCCATGGAAGATACGGAGAGTTGTGCCCATTTTGATCTGAAATGGACGACAGAAGCCGTATATAATATCATGGATAACGCCGTAAAATATACCACAAGCGGCGGGTGTATTACCATAAAAGCCATACCCTATGAGTTGTTCTGCCGTATTGATATAACCGATAATGGGATGGGTATTTCCGAGGATGAGCAAAGCAAAATATTCACCCGGTTCTACCGCTCGGGAACCGCTGGTAATCAAGAAGGTGTTGGTCTTGGGCTGTTTTTGACCAGAGAGATCATCTCAGCCGAGGGAGGTTATATCAAGGTGTCATCACAGCCGGACAGTGGTTCTACCTTTTCAGTATTTTTGCCAATAGAAAAGTAA
- a CDS encoding ABC transporter permease, with protein sequence MNGLIAFTKKEFLEQIRSYKAVIMVSVLFLFGMMSPLLAKMMPDIFAQLTVQGISISMPEPTVLDAYGQFFKNMSQMGLIILLLVFNVILSQEVTRGTLVILLAKGLSRSAVIMSKYLAALILWTVSYVLAAITDYGYTVYLFGSFSLPHLFFSLFCLWLFGAFLLAVLLLASTLASGNYGGLLLTAAIMMLLLIANVFPVFQKWNPVALASDNITLLTNAETIGDMSVTAWTALLLIVLCLILSLLVFKKKKL encoded by the coding sequence ATGAACGGTTTAATCGCTTTTACTAAAAAAGAATTTCTGGAGCAAATCCGCAGCTATAAAGCCGTTATCATGGTTTCGGTACTGTTCTTATTCGGCATGATGAGCCCCTTACTGGCCAAGATGATGCCCGATATTTTTGCCCAGCTGACCGTTCAGGGAATATCCATCAGCATGCCGGAGCCGACAGTCCTGGATGCCTATGGCCAATTCTTCAAGAACATGAGCCAAATGGGTTTGATCATCCTGCTGCTTGTCTTCAACGTTATACTCTCCCAGGAAGTGACACGCGGTACGCTGGTCATCCTTCTTGCCAAGGGGTTGTCCCGATCTGCGGTCATCATGTCAAAATATTTGGCGGCTTTGATTTTGTGGACGGTGAGCTATGTCCTTGCCGCGATCACCGATTACGGATACACTGTTTATCTGTTCGGGAGCTTCTCCTTGCCTCATCTGTTTTTCTCGTTGTTTTGCCTATGGCTGTTCGGTGCTTTTCTCCTGGCAGTCCTTCTGCTGGCCAGCACACTTGCATCGGGGAATTACGGAGGACTTCTTCTGACAGCCGCAATCATGATGCTCCTGCTGATTGCCAATGTGTTTCCGGTGTTTCAAAAATGGAATCCCGTCGCGCTTGCCTCGGATAACATCACGCTACTTACAAATGCGGAAACAATTGGCGACATGTCCGTAACAGCTTGGACGGCGCTGCTGCTGATTGTGTTATGCTTGATTCTCTCACTCCTGGTGTTCAAGAAAAAGAAACTGTAA
- a CDS encoding helix-turn-helix transcriptional regulator, whose amino-acid sequence MNENIQLKNRLKVARAEKNLSQEQLAILAGVTRQTISSIETGQYCPTAKLALILSKVLNKQFEDLFYFEEAIDND is encoded by the coding sequence TTGAATGAGAATATTCAGCTAAAAAACCGATTAAAAGTTGCCAGAGCGGAAAAAAATCTTTCACAGGAACAGCTTGCAATTCTTGCAGGCGTAACCAGACAAACAATTAGTTCTATTGAAACAGGTCAATATTGTCCAACAGCAAAATTAGCATTAATTTTATCAAAGGTTCTAAATAAACAGTTTGAGGATTTATTCTATTTTGAGGAGGCTATAGATAATGATTAG
- a CDS encoding response regulator transcription factor encodes MNHILIVEDDTALSNGIVLALKEDHCTFVQAYDIAAAKKQLKTNFFHLVILDVNLPDGNGLDLLAEIRKKLALPVIVLTANDLETDIVTGFELGADDYITKPFSLMVLRARVGVQLRKGRYQVRDTVKIDGFSFSFARMEFKRDGKPIELSKTEQKLLRVLIENKGKTISRTDLVDRIWTDGAEYVDENALSVTIKRLRDKLEELPSAPQYIKTVYGIGYTWAVQ; translated from the coding sequence ATGAATCACATTTTAATTGTCGAGGATGATACGGCCCTGAGCAATGGTATTGTTCTGGCCCTTAAAGAAGATCATTGCACCTTTGTGCAGGCGTATGACATTGCCGCGGCCAAGAAACAGCTAAAAACCAACTTCTTTCATTTGGTGATACTCGATGTCAATTTACCGGATGGAAACGGTCTTGACCTTCTAGCTGAGATCCGTAAGAAATTGGCTTTGCCTGTAATTGTCCTGACTGCCAATGATTTGGAAACTGATATTGTAACCGGGTTTGAGCTTGGGGCGGATGACTATATCACAAAACCTTTCAGTCTGATGGTACTGCGGGCCAGAGTGGGCGTCCAACTGCGGAAGGGCAGGTATCAGGTTCGCGATACCGTAAAGATTGATGGGTTTTCCTTTTCCTTTGCAAGGATGGAGTTCAAGAGAGACGGCAAACCCATTGAACTCAGCAAAACCGAGCAGAAACTGCTTCGGGTCTTAATAGAAAACAAGGGAAAAACCATTTCTCGTACAGATTTGGTGGACAGGATTTGGACAGATGGAGCCGAGTATGTTGACGAGAATGCCTTGTCGGTTACGATAAAAAGACTGCGTGATAAATTGGAAGAACTTCCGTCTGCACCGCAATATATCAAAACGGTCTATGGGATTGGCTACACCTGGGCGGTGCAGTGA
- a CDS encoding PLDc N-terminal domain-containing protein — translation MEDLMSYLPFLIPIMVIEVALAAAALVHIFRHRTYRIGNQVLWVIVVVLFQIIGPILYFTLGKGDD, via the coding sequence ATGGAAGATCTAATGTCTTATTTACCTTTTCTAATTCCGATCATGGTGATTGAAGTTGCCCTGGCAGCAGCTGCGCTCGTTCATATTTTCCGGCACAGGACTTACCGCATCGGCAATCAGGTGCTTTGGGTAATTGTCGTCGTCCTGTTCCAGATTATCGGCCCTATCTTGTATTTTACCTTAGGCAAAGGTGACGACTAA
- a CDS encoding ABC transporter permease — MIKVKNKKAIRNLADKSYRANKVRNLIAIIAIALTAVLFTTLFTMGIGTVEGLQQATMRQAGGDGHAVLKYITDEEFNNIKDHVLIKEISYNRMLCDGVENKEFLKRRAEFWYDDDGGMKLGFCEPTSGHKPVAENEVIADTKTLQLMGVPLEVGAPLTLTLDIRGEEVQRDFVLAGWWESDPVFNVGQILASRAYVDAHPAELQNSYKVDNSLTGVINASIMFKNSIDLEGKLAKVITDSGYSLDEKAPNYLEHNVSWAYLSTNFGMDAGTLIALLSGLLLIVFTGYLIIYNIFQISVIRDIRFYGLLKTIGTTGRQIRRIIRRQALILSTIGIPIGLILGFSIGKSLVPLLINNSTYAGSAVSVSPSPWIFIGSALFALVTVLISTFKPGRIAASVSPVEAVRYTDGNTKQNCKPKKSTDGGKMPRMALANLGRNKRRTVLVVISLSLSLVLLNTVFTLSQSIDMNKFLSKFVDTDFLIAHADYFQNDYSGPENQTSESFIQAVETQPGFEAGGRLYGGRAEGFAAEDEKNTTQEYNRNPYGDLMAAVYGLEGMPLQRLELIDGELDDAKLATGKYILEGVPLDDNSIPEMENKHYEIGDAVILHNYKGTSETFAGREYTTQEFIMLGHVAIKHYSNSDRTGWDYNFYLPADVYKTMVVQPAVMSYAFNVSEDQEAAMERFLQSYTDSVEPVMNYVSKFTSLKEFSGMQSTVVMIGGALSFIIGLIGILNFVNAILTSILTRRKEFAMLQSIGMTRRQLRRILMFEGFYYTLGTCALSLVFSTLFSLLIVKSFCGLLWFFSYHFILWPLLIVLPFLFMLGMMIPLVSYAMTDKQSIVERLREAE; from the coding sequence ATGATCAAAGTAAAAAACAAAAAAGCGATTCGCAATCTGGCCGACAAGAGCTATCGGGCAAATAAAGTCCGCAACTTGATTGCGATCATCGCCATTGCCTTGACAGCGGTGCTTTTCACCACGCTTTTCACCATGGGGATCGGTACGGTGGAGGGTCTTCAGCAGGCCACGATGAGGCAGGCGGGCGGCGACGGCCATGCTGTGCTTAAATATATCACTGACGAGGAATTCAACAACATCAAAGATCATGTACTTATTAAAGAAATTTCCTATAACCGAATGCTATGCGACGGGGTGGAAAACAAGGAATTTCTCAAACGGCGTGCCGAGTTTTGGTATGATGATGATGGCGGGATGAAGCTCGGATTTTGCGAACCAACAAGCGGACACAAACCTGTAGCTGAAAACGAAGTCATTGCAGATACCAAGACCTTGCAGCTGATGGGCGTTCCCCTTGAGGTTGGCGCGCCGCTTACGCTCACACTTGACATCCGGGGCGAAGAAGTACAGCGGGATTTTGTCCTTGCAGGCTGGTGGGAGAGCGACCCCGTTTTTAACGTGGGCCAGATCTTGGCCTCCCGTGCCTATGTAGATGCTCATCCGGCCGAACTGCAAAACAGCTATAAGGTGGACAATTCTCTCACCGGGGTTATCAACGCGTCTATTATGTTCAAAAACAGCATCGATTTGGAGGGGAAGCTGGCAAAGGTCATTACCGACAGTGGCTATTCTCTGGATGAAAAAGCGCCGAATTACTTGGAGCATAATGTGAGTTGGGCATATCTCTCCACGAATTTTGGTATGGACGCAGGTACGCTGATTGCACTGCTTTCGGGCTTGCTATTGATCGTATTCACCGGCTATCTTATTATCTACAACATTTTTCAGATTTCCGTCATTCGGGATATTCGTTTTTATGGACTCTTGAAAACCATTGGAACAACAGGGAGACAGATACGCCGGATTATCCGCAGACAGGCACTGATCCTTTCCACCATAGGAATTCCAATCGGATTGATTTTAGGTTTCTCTATTGGTAAATCCCTTGTTCCTCTCCTCATAAACAATTCCACCTATGCCGGAAGTGCGGTGTCTGTATCGCCAAGCCCATGGATTTTTATTGGTTCGGCGCTGTTTGCTTTGGTCACCGTGCTCATCAGTACCTTCAAACCGGGTAGGATAGCCGCCTCTGTTTCACCGGTGGAGGCAGTGCGGTATACGGATGGAAATACAAAGCAGAACTGCAAACCGAAAAAATCCACTGATGGCGGAAAAATGCCCCGTATGGCCCTGGCTAATTTAGGGCGGAACAAAAGACGTACCGTTTTAGTAGTCATTAGCTTGTCCCTGAGCCTTGTTTTGCTGAACACGGTGTTTACGCTATCTCAGAGCATTGATATGAATAAGTTCCTTTCTAAATTCGTGGATACCGATTTTCTGATTGCCCATGCCGATTACTTTCAAAATGACTACTCCGGTCCCGAAAACCAGACCAGCGAGAGCTTTATTCAGGCGGTGGAAACACAGCCCGGCTTTGAGGCGGGTGGGCGACTGTATGGCGGCAGAGCGGAAGGATTTGCGGCAGAGGACGAAAAGAACACCACCCAGGAATATAACAGGAATCCCTACGGCGATTTGATGGCTGCGGTCTATGGTCTTGAGGGTATGCCTCTTCAGCGACTGGAGCTTATCGACGGTGAGCTTGATGATGCAAAGCTGGCTACTGGTAAGTACATTCTGGAGGGAGTCCCGCTGGACGATAACAGTATACCGGAAATGGAGAACAAGCATTATGAGATTGGTGACGCGGTAATACTTCACAACTATAAAGGAACGTCGGAAACATTTGCTGGCAGGGAGTACACGACGCAGGAGTTTATCATGCTGGGTCATGTGGCCATCAAACATTATTCCAATTCCGACCGTACCGGATGGGACTATAACTTCTATCTCCCCGCGGATGTCTATAAAACAATGGTAGTACAGCCCGCCGTAATGAGCTATGCCTTCAATGTCTCCGAAGATCAAGAGGCGGCAATGGAGCGTTTTTTGCAAAGCTACACGGATTCAGTGGAACCAGTCATGAATTACGTCTCGAAGTTCACCTCTCTCAAGGAGTTTTCCGGTATGCAGAGCACCGTTGTGATGATTGGCGGCGCACTCAGCTTTATCATCGGGTTGATTGGCATTCTCAATTTTGTCAATGCCATTCTCACCAGCATTTTGACCCGACGCAAAGAATTTGCCATGCTGCAAAGCATAGGCATGACACGAAGGCAGCTGCGCCGTATATTAATGTTTGAAGGATTTTATTATACGCTTGGCACTTGCGCACTGTCGCTCGTATTTAGCACGTTATTTTCACTTTTAATTGTCAAATCTTTTTGTGGTCTGCTGTGGTTCTTTAGTTATCATTTTATCTTGTGGCCGCTTTTGATCGTACTTCCTTTCCTGTTTATGCTTGGTATGATGATTCCTTTGGTATCGTATGCCATGACGGACAAGCAAAGTATCGTGGAGCGGCTGAGGGAAGCGGAATAG
- a CDS encoding DUF1566 domain-containing protein: protein MEKNKKVIIGWIGVSITVILSSVWAYWGAFENFHEGWYATSIGDNLCMFLLQYMVFAIIFVLLALVILRWKRMGFLLHLIFGGFCIYFFSGASFNVLGLLIIIPFAVLGLLYYFGEPEPKKWAYRLIIIVPLVITLAISIPQGIKVSQRINDNDFGMRIVEGNGVTLAWAPRGPGWPDKGTSWKEAQDICKYLSEDGTTTMKEEQNIWRLPTVDEAVRSMMLHDENAGGVWYPEEEKDVYDRTPDKETPLWDVHSKVIYYWTSDTSVKDEQQAYIIVYHGGIFDKRKIDRQDYMSFRAVKEIN from the coding sequence ATGGAAAAAAACAAGAAGGTAATTATCGGATGGATAGGTGTGTCCATAACTGTTATATTGTCAAGTGTATGGGCTTATTGGGGAGCTTTTGAAAATTTCCATGAAGGCTGGTACGCTACTTCCATCGGAGACAACCTCTGTATGTTTTTACTCCAATATATGGTATTTGCTATCATTTTTGTATTATTAGCATTAGTTATATTAAGATGGAAAAGGATGGGTTTTCTACTACATCTAATTTTTGGTGGCTTTTGTATTTATTTTTTTTCCGGTGCCAGTTTTAATGTGCTAGGATTATTGATTATTATACCTTTTGCTGTTCTTGGGCTACTTTATTATTTTGGGGAGCCTGAGCCTAAGAAATGGGCATATAGGTTAATCATAATTGTTCCTTTAGTTATTACTTTAGCTATTTCAATTCCTCAAGGTATTAAAGTTTCCCAAAGAATTAATGATAATGATTTTGGTATGAGAATAGTAGAAGGGAATGGTGTAACTCTGGCTTGGGCACCAAGAGGGCCTGGCTGGCCGGACAAAGGGACCTCCTGGAAAGAGGCACAAGATATATGCAAGTATTTATCAGAGGATGGTACAACCACTATGAAGGAAGAGCAAAATATTTGGCGCTTGCCAACAGTGGATGAAGCAGTTCGTTCTATGATGCTCCACGACGAAAATGCAGGTGGAGTCTGGTATCCGGAAGAAGAGAAGGACGTCTATGATAGAACACCAGATAAAGAAACACCTTTATGGGATGTACATTCCAAGGTAATCTATTACTGGACTTCAGATACATCAGTAAAGGATGAACAACAGGCATATATCATTGTCTATCATGGAGGTATATTTGATAAAAGGAAGATCGATCGACAAGATTATATGAGTTTTAGAGCTGTCAAAGAGATCAATTAG
- a CDS encoding ABC transporter ATP-binding protein, which produces MEILKLEHVKKNFGGLPVIQDLSFSVSESSVFGLIGKNGAGKTTTMKMLLGFLKSDAGEIKVCGEKVAYGDTKTNRHVGYLPDVPEFYSYMTPVEYLRLCGEISGQKPRPIRKKTEELLALVGLENSNRKISGFSRGMKQRLGIAQALMNEPRLLICDEPTSALDPVGRKEILDILSIAGKQTAILISTHILSDVERLCDHIGILDDGKLVLQGKLSDIKNSYRHSSLRIALADQDSAAVLAGKLANLPFVSAVEAKENSLTVRLEDMATEGLKILELLLREQVFVLKYEVLEPSLEDVFLEVIQ; this is translated from the coding sequence ATGGAAATTCTGAAGCTGGAACATGTCAAGAAAAACTTCGGGGGTCTTCCGGTCATACAGGATTTGAGCTTCTCAGTCTCCGAAAGCTCCGTTTTTGGCTTGATAGGAAAAAACGGAGCAGGGAAGACAACCACCATGAAAATGCTTTTGGGGTTTTTAAAGTCTGACGCCGGAGAAATCAAAGTGTGCGGGGAAAAAGTCGCTTACGGAGACACAAAAACCAACAGGCATGTGGGTTATCTTCCGGATGTGCCGGAGTTTTACAGTTACATGACACCCGTCGAATATTTAAGACTGTGCGGGGAAATCTCCGGGCAGAAGCCCCGCCCAATCCGGAAAAAGACGGAAGAACTGCTGGCCCTTGTAGGGCTGGAGAACAGTAACCGAAAAATAAGCGGTTTTTCCCGAGGAATGAAACAGCGGCTGGGGATTGCGCAGGCTTTGATGAACGAGCCACGGCTCCTGATCTGCGATGAACCGACCTCGGCGCTTGACCCCGTTGGCAGAAAAGAAATATTGGACATTTTGTCCATTGCCGGGAAGCAGACCGCCATTTTAATTTCCACCCATATTTTATCCGATGTGGAACGGCTCTGTGATCATATTGGGATTCTGGACGATGGCAAGCTTGTTTTACAAGGGAAACTCTCCGATATCAAAAATAGCTATCGCCATAGTTCCCTCCGGATAGCATTGGCGGATCAAGACAGCGCTGCTGTTCTTGCCGGGAAGCTTGCAAATCTCCCCTTCGTATCTGCAGTGGAGGCTAAAGAAAATTCCCTGACCGTCCGCCTTGAGGACATGGCTACGGAAGGGCTAAAAATTCTGGAACTGCTGCTCAGGGAACAAGTTTTCGTTCTGAAATATGAAGTGCTTGAACCTTCGCTGGAAGATGTATTTTTGGAGGTTATTCAATGA
- a CDS encoding SDR family NAD(P)-dependent oxidoreductase: MKKAIVIGATSGIGRELAKILAENNYIVGLTGRRMELLHELQKEIITESYIKNFDVSSTEAMKLLEDLIQEMNEVEIIIISAGCGFINPDLDFDKEKKTIDVNVSGFVAMVNVAFKYFVKRGVGHIVGISSIASLRGNGSAPAYNASKSFVSNYLEGLRQKAYKLGIPIIITDIQPGFVDTAMAQGEGLFWVASPAKAALQIYKKIVVKKKHAYISKRWRSIAWLLKIMPNWLYNKL; encoded by the coding sequence ATGAAGAAAGCTATTGTAATTGGAGCTACATCTGGGATAGGAAGAGAATTGGCAAAGATATTAGCTGAAAATAATTATATAGTCGGGCTTACTGGTAGAAGAATGGAGCTTCTACATGAGCTCCAGAAAGAAATTATTACTGAGTCATATATTAAAAACTTTGATGTTTCTTCTACAGAAGCCATGAAATTATTAGAAGACTTAATTCAGGAAATGAACGAAGTAGAAATAATTATCATCAGCGCAGGCTGTGGATTTATAAATCCTGATCTTGATTTTGATAAAGAGAAAAAAACAATTGATGTCAATGTGTCCGGTTTCGTAGCGATGGTTAATGTGGCTTTTAAATACTTTGTTAAGCGAGGCGTAGGTCATATTGTAGGTATATCATCAATTGCTTCTCTTAGAGGTAATGGAAGTGCCCCAGCATATAATGCTTCAAAATCTTTTGTATCCAACTATCTAGAAGGGTTACGTCAAAAGGCATATAAATTAGGAATACCTATAATTATTACAGACATACAACCTGGTTTTGTTGATACGGCTATGGCTCAGGGTGAGGGTCTCTTTTGGGTAGCCTCACCAGCGAAGGCTGCATTGCAAATATATAAGAAGATTGTGGTGAAGAAAAAGCATGCTTATATCAGTAAGCGTTGGCGGAGTATAGCGTGGTTGTTAAAAATCATGCCAAATTGGCTTTATAACAAACTCTAA
- a CDS encoding ABC transporter ATP-binding protein, whose translation MTILETTKLKKYYGSEDTTVKALDGIDLTVESGEFVAIVGTSGSGKSTLLHMLGGLDRPTSGTVTVDGKEIFALKDEELTIFRRRKIGFVFQNYNLVPVLNVYENTVLPIQLDGNEPDKRYVDRIIGTLGLESKLNNLPNNLSGGQQQRVAIARALAAKPAIVLADEPTGNLDSKTSQDVLGLLKVTSERFSQTIVMITHNEEIAQLADRIIRIEDGKIVGGGSK comes from the coding sequence ATGACGATACTTGAAACAACAAAATTAAAAAAATATTACGGCAGCGAAGATACAACGGTTAAAGCGTTAGACGGCATCGACCTCACCGTGGAGAGTGGGGAGTTTGTAGCCATCGTAGGCACATCCGGCAGCGGCAAGTCTACGCTTCTACATATGCTGGGCGGGCTTGACCGCCCCACAAGTGGCACGGTCACTGTCGATGGAAAGGAGATCTTTGCACTGAAAGACGAAGAACTGACGATTTTCCGCCGAAGAAAAATAGGCTTTGTCTTTCAAAATTATAATCTTGTTCCTGTATTGAATGTGTACGAGAATACTGTCCTGCCTATTCAGCTCGACGGGAACGAGCCGGATAAACGCTATGTGGACAGAATCATCGGCACATTGGGGCTTGAAAGCAAACTGAACAATCTGCCCAACAATCTTTCCGGCGGTCAGCAGCAACGGGTGGCAATTGCCAGAGCCTTAGCTGCTAAGCCTGCTATCGTTCTCGCGGATGAGCCGACAGGAAACCTCGACAGTAAAACCAGCCAAGATGTCCTGGGACTGCTCAAGGTTACAAGCGAAAGGTTCAGTCAGACCATTGTCATGATTACCCACAACGAGGAAATTGCCCAGTTGGCAGACCGCATCATCCGAATTGAAGATGGAAAAATTGTGGGTGGTGGAAGTAAATGA
- a CDS encoding alpha/beta hydrolase — translation MRLHQTKPKLEKINCPILIIQAEDDDTVRKKSVDYINKHVSSDKKTIKYFHEGGHLILLSPMAEQVLRCVADFMQDQSINFRPKVLIKR, via the coding sequence ATACGATTACACCAAACAAAGCCAAAATTAGAGAAAATAAATTGTCCTATCCTAATCATTCAAGCTGAAGATGATGACACCGTAAGAAAAAAGAGCGTGGATTATATCAATAAACACGTGTCTTCGGATAAGAAAACGATTAAATATTTTCATGAAGGTGGTCATTTGATCCTTCTGAGTCCGATGGCGGAACAGGTACTACGATGCGTTGCAGATTTCATGCAAGACCAATCAATTAATTTTAGACCGAAAGTATTGATCAAAAGGTAG